Proteins from one Malania oleifera isolate guangnan ecotype guangnan chromosome 4, ASM2987363v1, whole genome shotgun sequence genomic window:
- the LOC131154529 gene encoding serine/threonine-protein phosphatase PP1 isoform X1: MMTIEGMMDVVVLDDIIRRLLEGKGGGKQVQLMEAEIRQLCVNARHIFLSQPNLLNLHAPIRICGDIHGQYQDLLRLFEYGGYPPAANYLFLGDYVDRGKQSLETICLLLAYKIRYPNKIFLLRGNHEDAKINRIYGFYDECKRRFNVRLWKIFTDCFNCLPVAALIDGKILCMHGGLSPELQSLDQIKEIQRPTDVPDSGLLCDLLWSDPDPRAEGWSESDRGVSCTFGPDRVAEFLDKNDLDLICRGHQVVEDGYEFFAKRRLVTIFSAPNYGGEFDNAGALLSVDEALVCSFEILKPVENKPSSSGSNTSKMNFKKVCTQFFIFFWLGILLIVL; the protein is encoded by the exons ATGATGACAATTGAGGGGATGATGGACGTCGTCGTCCTGGACGACATAATTCGGCGGCTGTTGGAGGGGAAAGGAGGGGGCAAGCAGGTACAGCTCATGGAAGCTGAGATCCGCCAGCTCTGCGTCAACGCCCGCCATATCTTTCTCTCTCAGCCCAACCTCCTCAACCTCCACGCACCCATTCGGATCTGCG GTGATATACATGGACAATACCAAGATCTTTTGAGACTCTTTGAATATGGTGGCTACCCGCCTGCAGCAAACTACCTCTTTCTTGGGGATTATGTAGATAGAGGCAAGCAAAGTTTGGAGACCATTTGTTTGCTCCTGGCCTACAAAATTAGATATCCCAACAAAATTTTCTTATTACGGGGAAACCATGAAGATGCAAAAATCAATCGGATCTACGGTTTTTATGATGAGTGTAAAAGGAGGTTTAATGTTCGTCTTTGGAAGATATTCACAGACTGCTTTAATTGTTTGCCGGTGGCTGCTCTCATTGATGGAAAGATACTTTGTATGCATGGGGGTTTGTCTCCAGAGTTGCAAAGTTTGGATCAAATAAAGGAAATCCAGAGGCCCACTGATGTTCCTGATAGTGGTCTTCTATGCGATCTGCTCTGGTCTGATCCTGATCCAAGGGCTGAGGGATGGTCAGAAAGTGATAGAGGTGTTTCGTGTACTTTTGGACCTGATAGGGTTGCTGAGTTTTTGGATAAGAATGATCTCGACCTCATTTGCCGAGGTCATCAG GTAGTGGAGGATGGATATGAATTCTTTGCTAAACGAAGATTGGTCACAATATTTTCAGCTCCAAACTATGGTGGGGAATTTGACAATGCAGGTGCATTGTTGAGTGTTGATGAAGCTCTAGTTTGTTCGTTTGAGATATTGAAACCTGTTGAAAATAAGCCGTCATCAAGTGGATCGAACACATCTAAGATGAATTTCAAGAAGGTGTgcacacaattttttattttcttctggCTTGGTATACTGTTGATTGTACTGTGA
- the LOC131154529 gene encoding serine/threonine-protein phosphatase PP1 isoform X2, which translates to MMTIEGMMDVVVLDDIIRRLLEGKGGGKQVQLMEAEIRQLCVNARHIFLSQPNLLNLHAPIRICGDIHGQYQDLLRLFEYGGYPPAANYLFLGDYVDRGKQSLETICLLLAYKIRYPNKIFLLRGNHEDAKINRIYGFYDECKRRFNVRLWKIFTDCFNCLPVAALIDGKILCMHGGLSPELQSLDQIKEIQRPTDVPDSGLLCDLLWSDPDPRAEGWSESDRGVSCTFGPDRVAEFLDKNDLDLICRGHQVVEDGYEFFAKRRLVTIFSAPNYGGEFDNAGALLSVDEALVCSFEILKPVENKPSSSGSNTSKMNFKKLPKAGKV; encoded by the exons ATGATGACAATTGAGGGGATGATGGACGTCGTCGTCCTGGACGACATAATTCGGCGGCTGTTGGAGGGGAAAGGAGGGGGCAAGCAGGTACAGCTCATGGAAGCTGAGATCCGCCAGCTCTGCGTCAACGCCCGCCATATCTTTCTCTCTCAGCCCAACCTCCTCAACCTCCACGCACCCATTCGGATCTGCG GTGATATACATGGACAATACCAAGATCTTTTGAGACTCTTTGAATATGGTGGCTACCCGCCTGCAGCAAACTACCTCTTTCTTGGGGATTATGTAGATAGAGGCAAGCAAAGTTTGGAGACCATTTGTTTGCTCCTGGCCTACAAAATTAGATATCCCAACAAAATTTTCTTATTACGGGGAAACCATGAAGATGCAAAAATCAATCGGATCTACGGTTTTTATGATGAGTGTAAAAGGAGGTTTAATGTTCGTCTTTGGAAGATATTCACAGACTGCTTTAATTGTTTGCCGGTGGCTGCTCTCATTGATGGAAAGATACTTTGTATGCATGGGGGTTTGTCTCCAGAGTTGCAAAGTTTGGATCAAATAAAGGAAATCCAGAGGCCCACTGATGTTCCTGATAGTGGTCTTCTATGCGATCTGCTCTGGTCTGATCCTGATCCAAGGGCTGAGGGATGGTCAGAAAGTGATAGAGGTGTTTCGTGTACTTTTGGACCTGATAGGGTTGCTGAGTTTTTGGATAAGAATGATCTCGACCTCATTTGCCGAGGTCATCAG GTAGTGGAGGATGGATATGAATTCTTTGCTAAACGAAGATTGGTCACAATATTTTCAGCTCCAAACTATGGTGGGGAATTTGACAATGCAGGTGCATTGTTGAGTGTTGATGAAGCTCTAGTTTGTTCGTTTGAGATATTGAAACCTGTTGAAAATAAGCCGTCATCAAGTGGATCGAACACATCTAAGATGAATTTCAAGAAG CTCCCTAAAGCTGGGAAGGTCTAA
- the LOC131154531 gene encoding uncharacterized protein LOC131154531, producing MDMVFSQRFMSSSTVLFLILICSSPAASSSAGDEKPTAYEVLQGYDFPIGILPLGVTGYDLDASTGKFSAYMDGSCSFSLEGSYQLKYKSTIKGHISTGKLSGLEGVSVKLFWFWVDIVEVYRSGDSLEFSVGIASAGFPIDNFVECPQCGCGLNCNTGQVSKLRTNPFVSSY from the coding sequence atggatatGGTATTTTCCCAGAGATTCATGTCTTCGTCAACAGTACTGTTTCTAATTCTTATCTGTTCCTCACCGGCGGCATCGTCATCCGCCGGCGACGAGAAGCCGACGGCGTACGAGGTCCTTCAGGGCTACGATTTCCCAATTGGGATTCTTCCCTTGGGCGTCACCGGCTACGATCTCGATGCGTCCACAGGGAAGTTCTCTGCTTATATGGACGGTAGCTGTAGCTTCTCTCTTGAAGGCTCGTATCAATTGAAGTACAAATCCACCATTAAAGGTCACATATCCACAGGCAAGCTCTCCGGCCTGGAGGGTGTGAGCGTAAAGCTCTTCTGGTTCTGGGTCGACATTGTCGAGGTTTACCGGAGCGGCGACTCCCTCGAATTCTCCGTCGGAATTGCTTCCGCCGGGTTTCCGATTGATAACTTTGTAGAGTGCCCTCAATGTGGGTGTGGTTTGAATTGCAACACCGGGCAAGTAAGCAAGCTTAGAACGAACCCATTTGTTTCTTCTTATTAG